The sequence CCATTCCAGACCTCGTCAATCGGCTCGTCAATCCACCTTGCGTTGACGTCAATGGTGTCATTTTGCCGAATCCGCCTGCTGGACCGATGGACGCTTGTCCTCCTGGTTCTCGACGCCAATTCGATCCCGTTGTCGACATGCACATTGGCATCGTCAGCTCCAGCATTGGGGGCCATGGTGCCGATGCGTGTTCGAATGCCGAAAATAACAGCGAATGCAGCCCCGTCCCAAACCTCACCATCAATGACCGAGGGCACTTGCTCGCGCGCACGGACCCTTGCAGCGGCAGCGAAGCGCCCACATTCCAAAACAAGGGATTTTTGGCGTGGGATCCTGGGGACAAATATGGAGGGGAAACAATCATTGATGATGGCAATGGCAAAGGCGTCGTACCAGCGCTGCGCGACATGGTGACCGGGGTCGGGCAAATTGGTTGTCGTTATGAATCGCAGCTCGAATCGATTTATCGGTTCCTCGTGGATCCCGAACCGTACGAAACGATCACCGCCGAAAATTTCAAGGCCACGCCGAAGGGTATCGATTCCCTACTTCTCGAGCAGCGCAAGCAATTCCTTCGCCCTGATTCGATGCTCGCGATCCTCATGCTGAGCGACGAGAATGATTGCTCCATCAAAGAATATGGGCAATTTTATTATGCGGCACAACAGCAGCTCAATGGAATGCCCGTTCGACTTCCACGCCCGCGGCAAGAATGTGCCATCGATCCGAATGATCCTTGTTGCAGATCGTGCGGGCAGTCGCAGGGCGCATGTCCGGATGATCCGACATGCAAAGATCCGAATGGGGGCCCCGGCCCCGCGCTCCTCACGGCAGAAGAGGACGATCCGAAGCTGCGCTGTTGGGATCAAAAACGCCGCTTTGGAATCGATTTTTTATATTCGACGGATCGTTACGTGCAGGCGTTCAGCAGCCAGGTCATTCCGAATCGCGCGGGCGAGCTCGTCCCGAACCCCATTTTCTCCGACCTGGACTTCAATGATTCGAACTCCAACATTCGAGATTCCGGCATGGTTTACGTTGCCGGCATCGTCGGTGTGCCTTGGCAAGACATTGTGCGCGACCCAAACGATCCGAAAAATGGTTTCAAAGACGCAAACGAATTGAATGAGCAGGTCGACAACAACGGAACGACAACGTGGGACATGATTCTCGGAGATCCAGCGAAAAACAAAAAGCCGCTGGATCCGCTCATGATCGAGACCTACGAAAAACGCCCTGGGTTGCCCGATGCTTCCATGCCGCTTTCCAATCTCGTCAACGGGCACGAATGGACCATTGCCAAAAACGACCTCCAGTATGCGTGCATCTTTCCATTGCTCCCCGGAATGGAGCGTGATTGCACGGATCCGAGCCAAATCGGATGCGATTGCTCGTCACCGACGAACGACAACCCGCTCTGCGCACCAAACCCGAGCGACAATGGCAACCCCACGCTTCAAGTACGCGCCAAAGCATATCCAGGCATTCGCCCGCTCACGGTGCTGAAAGATCTCGGTTCGCAAGCTGTCGTCACATCCGTTTGTCCTGTCCAACTCGACGATTCCAGCGCCCCTGCGACCGATTTCGGCTACCGCATGGCCGTCTCCGCCATGATGGATCGATTGCGTCCGGCGCTTGGCGCGCAATGTTTGCCGCGGACACTCGTGCCCGACGAGAGCGGCAAGGTCTCATGCGTGCTGGTCGAGGCCATCAATTCCGAAGGAAACTGCCAATGCGACCCGAGCAAAGCGCGTCGCGGCATCGAAGCCGGCAGCGCGCAAGCCAATATGGTCAGCATTGCGAAAACGGATCCCCTTGCGGCACAAGCTGGATGGGATTGCTATTGCGAAGTGGTGCAGCTCGAAGGCGCAGCCAAAGAAGTTTGTCAACACGATACAGCGAGCGCACCCATGCTCAATGGCGAACCGGTCAATGGCTGGTGTTACGTCGACGCATCGACGGACCCGCCCACGGGCAATCCGGAGCTCGTTGCCGCGTGCCCCGACAACGAAAAACGAAAAATTCGCTATGCGGGCCACGGCGAAGCTCGGCCTGGCGCTACGCTGTTCATCACGTGTGGCGACGGGTCGATTTGCGCCCCCTGACGGCGTTGAACGGCATGCTCATTGGCGGTGACGACGATAGCCCGGGGAGTGGTTCGATTTCGCGGCGCTCGTGGTGGTTCCTGCTGTTCGAGCCCGCGGAGCGGGCGAGTTCAGGGGGACCGCGAGTGCCGCGAAATCGAACCCTCCCTGGGCGGACAAATTCGCCAGCTCTTCCTCTAAACGTACCCCTTCGCCTGTTTCCTGAACATTTCTGCATACATGCCGCCCTTCTCCATCAGCTCGGCATGCGTCCCGTCCTCGCGAATGCCCTGTTTGTCAAGGACGACGATACGATCGGCCATACGCACGTTCGCGAAACGGTGCGAAATCAATAGCAGCGTTTTTCCATCGGACAAATTCCGCACGCGTTCGAACACCTCGGCTTCCGCGTCGATATCGAGTGCCGCCGTGGGTTCGTCGAGCACCAAGACATCCGCTTCTTTGCGCATGAATGCGCGCGCAAGCGCCAATCGTTGCCATTGCCCGCCCGATAGCTCGACGCCGCCCGTGAACCACCGGCCGAGCTGCGTATCCAAAGCCCCAGGCAAATTGTCGACGATCGTCGTCGCTCCGCCACGAGAAACCGCATCGCGGATGCGCTCGTCGTCATCGATATGCGCTACGCTACCAAAAGCGATGTTTTCTCGTGCCGTCAGTTGGTATTGATTGAAATCCTGAAACACCACGGAGAGGCGTTTTCGTAGCTCGTCTCGGGCGATACCACGAATATCGCGACCATCGAGCAAGATTCGTCCCTCGGTTGGCTCGTACAATCCTGAAAGAAGTTTGATGAACGTCGACTTTCCCGCGCCGTTGTGCCCGACGAGCGCAAAACTCTGGCCCGCAGGAATCCACAAGTCGATGTGACGCAGCGCGAACGTTTCTTGGTCGGGATATCGAAAACCAACGTCCTCGAAGCGAATTCCGCGCTCGTCTCGGTCTTTTTCGGAGTTCGTCAACAGCTTCGAATCAGGCGCGGGAATTGCCATGAATTGCAGCAGATTCGACATGTACAAATCATGTTCGTAGAGTGCTCCCAGCGATAACAAAATGGCCAAAAACGTGGATTGGCCTTGCCTGAACGCAAGGGCGTACATCGTCATGTCGCCAAGCCCCAGTTTTCCCAGCGCCGCTTGAATCACGATGAACGCATAACAGCCATAAAACACGACCGTTCCGATTTGCGAAAGAAGCATGCCCCAAAAGACGCGCCGCACCGAAAGACCACGTTCTTCACGCCATAATTTTTCGCTCACGTCACGATAACGTCCCAGCAGCGTGGGCGACAACCCGAGCATCATGACCTCTTTTGCGTGCTCGTCGCTCGCCAGGACGAATTCGAGATACGAGAGCAAACGCGCATCGGTCACTCGCTTGTTGCGCAAATCGAATGCTGCGCGAGAAAACCGCAATTCGACCAGTGCAGCGGGAAATGCAGCCAGTGCCAGCAAAATAACGGCCAATGGATGAAACCGAAAAAGCAGTGCGGAAAAACCCACGAGCGTCGCGAGGGCGGAGCACAGCGCCAAAAGCTCGGCCGCAACCGACAGGGGGCGATGTGTGGCTTCACGCCGCGCCCTTGTCAATTGATCATAAAACTCGGGATTTTGGAAGTGGGACAGCGTGAGCGTCGCGGTTTTTTGCAGTATCTCGAAATTGACGGTCAACCCGAGGCGCACACCCAGCAATGAACGCAAAAGAGCTGCCCCTCGCTGGGCCGCCGCCATGGACGCCACGAGGAGCAATTCCGCCACGACCCACGCAATCGCCCGCTTTGCATCACGCGCGACGACGCTATCGACGATTGCCTTGCCAACCCAAACGATTGCAATCGGCATCACGGCGGTGATACCGATTGCACCGATCCACGCACCTGCAATGCTCGGCGAGCTGCGCCAAGCCATACCGACGGCTTTGGCGCCACGAGCCAACCGAGCACGAAGGCCGTTTTCGTTTGCACCACGTGAAGCCGTCATGCGCGATGTGCTCGACGTGCACCAGGTTCACCGAGCAGCACGTCCGCCAGCGCATCCGACAGCGGGAAGTTCGGCGAATTGTATTGCATCCAGAAGCATTCGCCGGCCGGATTTGCTTCCAAGAAAACATGCCGCCCGTCCGGATCGACAATCACGTCGACGGCGCTGTATTGCATGCCTATACGCTCCATGTATTTGCCGATTTTGGTCTCGATATCCGACGGAAGCGTGTATTCCTTCCATGATTGCAGCAGCGTCACGCCTCGCTCTCTCCAATCGATATCGGCTCCGGCCGTATTTTCGGAATCGACGCAGGCTGTGAACATGCGCGTTCCGATGACGGTGATGCGCAGCTCGAGCTTCTTGCGGATGCGTTCCTGAAAAACCATGGGGGAATAACGCAGGCCATCGAGCTTGCCCAGGTGCTCTTTCGTGATGAGCGTGGTGAACACCACTTGTTCATTGCCATTTTCGTCGAATACGGGAAACGCAGAGAGCATTTTGGCGACGGCACCATTTGGGCACGATTCGATGAATTCGCGCGCTTCTTGCGGATCGTTCGTCATGACCGATCGCGGAATTTCGAGCCCCAATTCTCGAGCAAGGTGCAGTTGCCTCGGTTTGTGTTCATTGCTGCGTACGACATGCGGCGGATCGAGCACGAAACACGGGGCCGCGGCGAGCGCGCCATACAGGAGCGCTTTGGATTCGAGCATCGCGCCATGACGCATTTGCCGCTCCATCTGCGGCAGCTTTTCCGCCGTTCGCCCGCGACGATACCAAATGGCATCTTCGGGCCCCACGCGCATCTCGCGCCCCTTGTACCGGAAGCGCAATCCTTCTCCGGACGAATGTTGCGACAGAACGATTTGCGCTTCGGTCGGGAAGACATCATTGTCGAAACGCATCACTTCCGCGCCGCGCGATTCCAGCCTGCGCGTCAACTCGGGGATCATGCCCGTGATATCCCCGGTGTACGTGACGAGTAGCACCTTCTTGCTCATTCAAACGCTCCCTTCCACGTCTTTTTGCATCATTTTCGCCGGCTCGCTATCCGATTGGCGCGCCAAACGGAGAAGCGCCTCCGCAATGGCTTCGCCAATCGGCAAGCCCAAATCTTTTTCCAGCATGCCCCATTCGCCATGTGGATTGACCTCCAAAAAAACGTAATCGCCGCTCGGTGTTAGAATGAGGTCAATCGCTCCTTGCCGCAAAGCAAGGCGATTCATGAGCGCCGAAAGTCGCGTATGCACGTGCTCGGGCAATGCGAGCGTCTCCCATGGTGCGTCCTTGGCATCGTAACGCCAATCGACGCCACACGCGGCCCCAGCGAGCGCCCCCACGAAAGCCATACCATTGACCCAAGCAATGCGCAATTCCTTGGCTTTTGGCACGAATCGTTGAAACATCATCGGACATTGCCGGAGACTTTCCAGCGAGCCCAAATCGGCGCGAGAGAGTCGTCGCGTTGGAAAGCCTCCCCCACCCTTCATCGAATACCCAAGAGAATTCTGCAACTTCGTCACGACATCACCGGCATGTTCATCATAGAATCGCGCTGCCGCCGCAGGATCGGCCGTAATGAGCGTCGGGGGAATTTCAAGTCCCACCGATTGCGCAATCGCAAGCTGTCGCGTTTTGTTTTCGGCACACCGATTCACATCGATGGGATCGATCCACGGCACGCCGGAGAGCAAATCCAAGAGCCCGCGTAATGCCGTCATGGATTCGCGCGTCGCCACTTCGCGATGCTGAACCGATAACCTTTCGTCCAAGCGCGGCGGCCACAGTCGCCACAACCACACCGCGTCCACTTCGAGCTCTTCGCCGTTCAGGAGCAATCGATTACCGGCGGGATTTCCCAATTCTGCACGAAGATCGAGTCCCGTCGGAAAGTCGTCCGTATTCAAACGAATCACGCGTGCGCCTCGTTGTAAAAGGGCCCCCGCGACCCGATCGGTGCAGAACGGCTCTTGCCGATGCGTGACGAGCAGCACGCAAACGTCTTGTTTCATTCGACACCTCCGTAGTCGCGGGGACCCACCCGCGTCATGCGTCACCGCATTTCGCGCACGATGCGATCACCAATCGGCGTCGCCGAACCACGTCGTCGACTCGTCATCGTCGCTCGGATACTTCTTGGTGCATTCGCTGTCCAAGCAATGATACGTGGGAGCCGGCTTGGAACCGCCGCCTCCGGCGAGTTGCGCGGGATCCTTTTGCGAGCTGAGCAGATTGGCGAAAAAGGGCGCGGCGCCCGCTTCGGATTCGGCAATTTTGTTGGACATGTCTTCCTCCTTGTTTGGCGCGCCAAACGACGAGCCACCCGTCGCAATTGCGAAGGGCACCCGCGTCAAGCAACGGATGGGCCAGCCTGCGAGCTGCGAAATCCGCGCTTCGGCCAATCCAAGGCACGCCAATTCGGCGCGACACTCACGCCGATTCGGCACTCGTCACGCCAAATCGGCGTTGCACACATTACATCAGCATGTTCGTCATTCGGAGTGCAAACCATATCGCTTGATCTTTGTAACGAAAGTACGTAGTGGTACGCCGAGCAGCTCGGCCGCGCGACGTTGATTGCCGCGCGTATACGCCAGCGCCTCGCGCATACGGCGCGCTTCGAGCGCTTCGATTTCGTCGGCAAGCGGTCGAAACCCTGGAGGCTCGGTCGTGGATTGATTCGCTGCCGCAATAGGTTCGACCATTGCGTCGTGATGGCTCGATTGTACATGAGCCGGCAGGTGCCGCGGCTCGATGCGACCTTCCGTCGCCGTGGCTGCGACATATCCCATCAAATTGCGCAACTCTCGCACGTTCCCCGGAAAGGAATATTTCGTGAGAATGGCAAGTGTACTGTCCGTTATCGTTGGCACCGCACGACTCGACGCTCGACACGCCTGGCGCAAGAAATGGCTTGCCAAAATGGGAATGTCCATCGGGCGTTCGGTCAATCGTGGGAGCGGGACCACCGCTGCTGCGAGACGAAAGTAAAGATCTTGTCGAAAGCGACCTGCGCGCACATCGGCCTCGAGGTCCTGATTCGTGGCGGCGACGACGCGACAATCCACTTTTCGTTCACGCACGCCGCCGACGGGACAAATCAAACCATCTTCCAGCACGCGCAGCAGCTTGGCTTGAGCCATTTTCGATAATTCGCCCACTTCGTCCAAGAATATCGTACCGCCATGCGCAACCTCGAAACGCCCTATCTTGTCGTTCGTCGCGCCGGAAAATGCACCACGCAAATAGCCAAAAAGCTCGCTCTCGAGAAGGCTGTCCGGAATGGCCGCACAGTTGATCGCCACGAATGGTGCGTCGCGACGAACCGAAAAGTAGTGCACGGCGCGCGCCGCGTGTTCTTTGCCCGTACCGGTGTCCCCCGTGATGGTGACTGGCAGCATGGAACGGGCCAGGTTTTGTAAAATTTCGTACACCCGAAGCATGGTGGGATCGGCAATGAGCGTGACGGCGCCACCCAAGTCCAATGCTTCAGGCTCTGCATCTTTCGGGCACAATGCGCTTTCGCAGATCAACGCCTCGATTTTCCTCCGCGTCTGAGACACGCGCCATCGCCCTGACGTAAAATGCGGTCCATTCATGCTTTTCATTGCGCCCGGCGTGCACATCTTGCGCACCAGACGGCTGGGTCCGCCTGGCGCGGCGAATGCAGCATGGCTTGAACGTTCGCATCACCACGCCGGAGTACAGAAATGAAACGATTTCCACGCGTCGCGCTCGCCGCATCGGCGATCGTACTCAGTGGCGCGCATCAAACATCTGCCGTATCTCGCGCCATTCCAGGATTTGCCCTCGGAGGAAGCATCGACACACACGACATCGTCGTGCCTGTGGAGAACGGACGCGAGCCCATGGATCAAGCCAACCTTGCCACACGACTACATCCGAGCTTGCGCGCCGATGCGCTACGCCTCGAAAACACGCCTCGTCAAGGAATCACTTCGCGACAAGTTTTCCCATCGAATTGGTGGCCCCAGGGCAGTGAAGGAATCGCCGCACGTTGGAATTCCCAGCTCAGGAATTATGCTGATTGGACGACGGATCGCGACAACCTTGCACCCACGGAGAAATACGACCTCCTATTTTACCCCGGCGACCATCGGCGTGTCGACGCAATTCGTGCATTCCCGCTCGCGGAATCACGTCGTCCTGCGAACGAGCGCCGTAACGGCATTTTGCGACCCGCAACCAACGTCGTCGGACCTACGACGGCGTGGGAACTGACCAATCATGGGACCTATCAGAACACCTACCCTGAAAGCTGGTGGGGTCATTGCAATGGCTGGGCATCGTACGTAACGGCCGAAAAAGACGCGGCACCGCTGCACGACATTTTGGTGCGCCTCGAAAACGATCAAATCGTGATGTGCGCCGAGCCCGATCCGTCGTGCGTACTTTTCCGTACCGCCGACATCGAAGCGCTGATGAGCGAAATCTATTTCCACGACACGTCGACCGTCGCTGGACGCCGATGCAATACGGCGCGCGAAAGAATCGCACGCGATGCACGCGGCAGACCCATCGATCCGGCATGCCGAGACTTGAATCCCGCCACGCTGCACCTGGCGCTCACCGGGCTTTTGGGGCAAGGCGCACCGCCGCTCGACAACCTGAACGGCCCTTCGGAAAAACTACCATTCGTCATGGATTATGCCTACCACGACGAAGTATGGACATTTCCGGTCATCGGATACGAAATTCGCAGCATGGAGTACCTGACGGAAGCTCAAGCGGCGCGCCTCGTCTGCCGAGGAACGATGGGTGCGGCTGGATGCCGGAATTATCAATGGAACGAAAACGCAACGCGCTTTGCTCGCGTCGAAATGGCCGTGCAGGTCATGGCCTACGAAACGACCAATGCGGGGCTTCTTTCGTTTCCGCTGTCGAGACCCGGGCAGCCGGCCGAGCATACCTACCATTACGTTCTCGAAATGGACGGTCGCGGCACCATTCTCGGTGGGGAATGGATTGTATCCCCGACGAGCATTGGGCCGAATAGCAAAGAAATGCATCCAGACTTCATCTTCATGGCGGTAAAGCCCGAGGCCACCAGCGAAGACGCCGACGATCGTGGCGGACGCACGGACAACCCGTATATTTCGTCGGTCCACGTCAGGGAATTGCTCCGCTTGTCTCGGTTGCCCGTCGGCCCATGAAATGGTCCATGGCCAAGCTCCACCCCCCCGCACTCGCCTTGCTCGTCTGCCAAGCCCTGGCCTGCCAACCGTGTGTTTCCATCGACAAACCATCCGACAACCCGAGACCCAAAGGCAGTATCATCGTCAAGCGGCCCCCCCCGTCCGATTGGATCACCGATTGGACGCTTCTCATTTACGCGGCCAATGACGACCTCGATCCGAACCTCGTCGCCGCATTCGACGACGATGCGCTCGAGTGGCAACATGGTCTCGGCGGAAGCGCTCTTTTCCGCATCATGGTCCAGCGCGACTACGCGCCATTTCAATTGAATTCGGAGGATGAACCGCGCCCGTCCGAACGATATTCCGTTTATCGCGAAGAACGCCATCATCCCGAACATCCTCCAACCGTCGACGCGCCCGAAGCCATGCTGCTCGGCGAAACGGATACCACGAGCTCCACGACGTTGCGCGACTTTCTCGTGTACGGGATACGCACATTTCCCGCTCGACATTATTGGGTAACGGTCACGGGACATGGGGACGGTTTTGCGGGGCTCGCCACAGACGCATCGGCGGGTCCCGGGCGGCGGCTCAGCATCGACGGGCTGTCCGCAGCGCTCGCCGAAGCATCGGCCGTCATTGCGGCGGAAATACGCACGAAGCCGGGGTACGATGGCCCCGATACATCGAATCGAATCGATGTCGTCGCCTTCGACGCGTGCCGCCTTGGAACGATCGAAGTCGCCGCATCGGTCGCGCAATCAGCCGATTTCATGATTGCATCGCAAGAATCCATGCCGTACGCAGGCCATCCGTATAGCGCGCTGCGGTTCATCGCGCAAGACCACCCGGACGCGAGCCCCCGGGCGCTCGTCGAAGCCGTCGTGACCGATTACGTGCGCGCATACGTCGAAGGCGTGTCCACGGCCGGGCGCGCGTACGTGGGCACGTCCGTCACCAGCGTGGGGCTCGATTTGCGTCGCCTGAGTCCACTCGAATCGGCGCTCGACGAGCTCGCAAGCGCCGTCGAACGTTCGCATCCTCGAGGTTTTACCTGTACCGAAGTGCAAGCGCTGCTCACCGAAGCTTGCCATCAGGCACATGTTGCATTACCCGAGCGGCAATCCGTGGAAATGGCAGGCGACGCCGGTCTTCCCCGCACGCAGACGACCGTCGCGGCGGCAGCATCGGTCGACTTGATTGCGCTGCTCGAACACATGGCGCAAGGTCCTGCATGTCTCGGAGCGGCACCGCAAAACGCGGCGTCTTTAGGGGACATCGCCAAAGCAGCTCGCAAAGCTCTCGACATCATTGGCCGGCCGCCGCTCTGGGCGCCTCACAATCCGAGCGGCGTGCGTTTTCAATACGGGGGACAATATCGAAAGATCGTCGATTTTGGTCCCTCGAGCCCGTTCGTCGTCGAGGCGCAGCGGGTCGATCCGGACTCGAACGTGCGTTTGGGAGGTTTGGGCGTCCTTTGGGGCAATCCGTTCGATCTTTTGCTTCGTGAAAATGGCAAATCCCTCATGGACACCTATCGGACGCTGCCATTCGACGTACGCACGGGCTGGACTCGCATGATGCGCGCGTGCATCGAAGAAGCGGAAGCCTGCCGCACCTACGAGCCTTCGCCCGACGAACCCATATCGGAAGGACCGTGCGCGAATTTTTGAATTGGATTGACGCTATTTCTTGATACGGTCGGGATCCCCGAGAAACTCGAAATGCATGGTGTCCTCGAGTTTGTCGTGGCCAAGCCAGTCGAAACCATACCGTTCGAAAGCTTTTATCCAGCACTTCGGCATGTCGGCACGATCGTAGGGAGACTTCGCCGCCATTTTGCATTTTGGATGGCTGGGCCACGGCGCCACACATCCACAACACGGATTGCGATCCGGATCGATGTCGATCGCAATTCCAAAAAGATGATTCGAAACCTCGACCCCGCGATACGTATTGGCCTCGCGAAATCCACCAATGGCCTTCGGCGTGTATCGCGCCTTGCCACCACACGTGCTGCGTATTCGCTTTTCGACACATGAGAGCGCCGGCGCTACCTTCGAATGCAC is a genomic window of Polyangiaceae bacterium containing:
- a CDS encoding ABC transporter ATP-binding protein, whose protein sequence is MTASRGANENGLRARLARGAKAVGMAWRSSPSIAGAWIGAIGITAVMPIAIVWVGKAIVDSVVARDAKRAIAWVVAELLLVASMAAAQRGAALLRSLLGVRLGLTVNFEILQKTATLTLSHFQNPEFYDQLTRARREATHRPLSVAAELLALCSALATLVGFSALLFRFHPLAVILLALAAFPAALVELRFSRAAFDLRNKRVTDARLLSYLEFVLASDEHAKEVMMLGLSPTLLGRYRDVSEKLWREERGLSVRRVFWGMLLSQIGTVVFYGCYAFIVIQAALGKLGLGDMTMYALAFRQGQSTFLAILLSLGALYEHDLYMSNLLQFMAIPAPDSKLLTNSEKDRDERGIRFEDVGFRYPDQETFALRHIDLWIPAGQSFALVGHNGAGKSTFIKLLSGLYEPTEGRILLDGRDIRGIARDELRKRLSVVFQDFNQYQLTARENIAFGSVAHIDDDERIRDAVSRGGATTIVDNLPGALDTQLGRWFTGGVELSGGQWQRLALARAFMRKEADVLVLDEPTAALDIDAEAEVFERVRNLSDGKTLLLISHRFANVRMADRIVVLDKQGIREDGTHAELMEKGGMYAEMFRKQAKGYV
- a CDS encoding MvdD family ATP-grasp ribosomal peptide maturase; this translates as MSKKVLLVTYTGDITGMIPELTRRLESRGAEVMRFDNDVFPTEAQIVLSQHSSGEGLRFRYKGREMRVGPEDAIWYRRGRTAEKLPQMERQMRHGAMLESKALLYGALAAAPCFVLDPPHVVRSNEHKPRQLHLARELGLEIPRSVMTNDPQEAREFIESCPNGAVAKMLSAFPVFDENGNEQVVFTTLITKEHLGKLDGLRYSPMVFQERIRKKLELRITVIGTRMFTACVDSENTAGADIDWRERGVTLLQSWKEYTLPSDIETKIGKYMERIGMQYSAVDVIVDPDGRHVFLEANPAGECFWMQYNSPNFPLSDALADVLLGEPGARRAHRA
- a CDS encoding MvdC family ATP-grasp ribosomal peptide maturase yields the protein MKQDVCVLLVTHRQEPFCTDRVAGALLQRGARVIRLNTDDFPTGLDLRAELGNPAGNRLLLNGEELEVDAVWLWRLWPPRLDERLSVQHREVATRESMTALRGLLDLLSGVPWIDPIDVNRCAENKTRQLAIAQSVGLEIPPTLITADPAAAARFYDEHAGDVVTKLQNSLGYSMKGGGGFPTRRLSRADLGSLESLRQCPMMFQRFVPKAKELRIAWVNGMAFVGALAGAACGVDWRYDAKDAPWETLALPEHVHTRLSALMNRLALRQGAIDLILTPSGDYVFLEVNPHGEWGMLEKDLGLPIGEAIAEALLRLARQSDSEPAKMMQKDVEGSV
- a CDS encoding microviridin/marinostatin family tricyclic proteinase inhibitor, translating into MSNKIAESEAGAAPFFANLLSSQKDPAQLAGGGGSKPAPTYHCLDSECTKKYPSDDDESTTWFGDADW
- a CDS encoding sigma-54-dependent Fis family transcriptional regulator, whose amino-acid sequence is MNGPHFTSGRWRVSQTRRKIEALICESALCPKDAEPEALDLGGAVTLIADPTMLRVYEILQNLARSMLPVTITGDTGTGKEHAARAVHYFSVRRDAPFVAINCAAIPDSLLESELFGYLRGAFSGATNDKIGRFEVAHGGTIFLDEVGELSKMAQAKLLRVLEDGLICPVGGVRERKVDCRVVAATNQDLEADVRAGRFRQDLYFRLAAAVVPLPRLTERPMDIPILASHFLRQACRASSRAVPTITDSTLAILTKYSFPGNVRELRNLMGYVAATATEGRIEPRHLPAHVQSSHHDAMVEPIAAANQSTTEPPGFRPLADEIEALEARRMREALAYTRGNQRRAAELLGVPLRTFVTKIKRYGLHSE
- a CDS encoding M15 family metallopeptidase yields the protein MLPDGPLLADASEGKTKASKASKAKPKPAPKKGSFEYGCRVQSPQKSLERRNYMARGVIDLKKQSKAVRYLAERYGHVNDEVTRRFNVKAALSSATTVRFMGLPVSVHSKVAPALSCVEKRIRSTCGGKARYTPKAIGGFREANTYRGVEVSNHLFGIAIDIDPDRNPCCGCVAPWPSHPKCKMAAKSPYDRADMPKCWIKAFERYGFDWLGHDKLEDTMHFEFLGDPDRIKK